The DNA sequence CCGCTATCGAGCAATGCTGATGAATATTTGCCTTAAAATTGTCTGATAGCTCTTATTTTATCCAAACAAGCAGTTCTAAATAAATGTgctctttaacgagcttctaACACGATCGATTTAATCTAGGGTGTTTAAAATTATGTGAAGGCTAGGGTAACAATATATTGCAATGGGCGAGCCCGGGAATATATGATAAGATGTTCACATCTTGATATAGTACGAGTTTTACTTCAAGTCATCTACGCACGCGCAGCAGAAGCTCTTTCTTCAACGCACATGTGTCCTACGTTTTTTCTTCGTGCGGACGTGCGCCAGTCGTGTCGCTTTCCTGGCTAACTGCGCCCTCTTGTTTTTCCATGCTGACTGAGAACGATGAGGGGGCCGCCGACGCGGTAGTTGACTGCCCTGTCAGGCCGGCCAAACGCAACTTCAGTTTGAAGATCGCCCAGAGAACGAGCTGCAGCAGGAATGCGCCAATGACGATGGCGATGACGGAGACGGCGGCAAGGCCGGGCTTCTCCGAGTAATCGAGGAAAGGGTAGACATACGATTCGCCGTCGAAAGGGTTCTTCCAACCGGTGTAGTAGGCGATGACAGTCGCCAGAATGTACACAATGCCGAGTGCGATTACGTAGAACACGTGCAAGTAGCGTATGGGCATGGACGCGAACAGCAGCTCCAGCACTATGACGACGGAGTTCAGAGCGTGAATGTGGAAGTCAAGGGCGAAAGGGATTCCCGTGTTGCTGCCGGACAGAGCTGGCCAGTACACCAAGGTGATGACCAGAGCGGTGAGGGCAGATACGTTGAAAAGCAACCAGGAAAGTTTGAAATACCATGGCGTCTCAAGGCAACGAGCCATTCCAGATTC is a window from the Ptychodera flava strain L36383 chromosome 11, AS_Pfla_20210202, whole genome shotgun sequence genome containing:
- the LOC139143779 gene encoding protein rolling stone-like, producing MACCCDRVSCADLGLSYEKPDVFCKPQWKWIPFGVFALYRLLVASYFFGILVTYLTRSMASGLGGDTFLFLTNWGFILVTLYLFVAATGTMYRYFIYRRAPPTTSSATDYEAADETSPLTESGMARCLETPWYFKLSWLLFNVSALTALVITLVYWPALSGSNTGIPFALDFHIHALNSVVIVLELLFASMPIRYLHVFYVIALGIVYILATVIAYYTGWKNPFDGESYVYPFLDYSEKPGLAAVSVIAIVIGAFLLQLVLWAIFKLKLRLAGLTGQSTTASAAPSSFSVSMEKQEGAVSQESDTTGARPHEEKT